CTTGTTGCTAGATGTCAGGAATCCAGAGCCAAAAAGCTTGCTTAAATAAAGCTTGTTACTCCTTTActaatttactacccaagcccaaACTTTGTTTAGAGTCCTCAGTAATGAGCACCCAAACCTACGTGTCTTCACCCTGTCCTTTCTtcacaaatgtattgtttctttgtctacaaAGTATACAAAGCCGGCTGCTTCCTCACTGCAGAGAGCATCATCATTTATGATGTCCCGTGGGCATGTCTTAGATTGTGTTTTCCTCCTGTCAATCTGGTCTTGTGCCAATTATAAGTCCAGCCCTAAGGACTCACGAAGACTAGAGGGAGGGAATTCTCTCGGTCCCCCATAGCCACAGTAGAAGCAGCAATGTCCAGGAGTCCGTCTGTGTACTGTGAGGACCGAAGCCTCCCTCTCTGAGGTCTCAGATCCTTACGTAGTTGTGTTTTGCAAGGGATGAAGAGCCGTCCTCTCTTCGTGCCTTCCCCCATGCTCCATTCAGTGAGCTCAGCATCCGGGCATCCCCAGGGCACCAGGACTATGGGTCAGCACAGATTCAGGGTTAGTTCTGTGAGCCACTTGGAAAGCTGGAAGTATGGTGCCACAGAATGGTACCTAAGACCCTTGGTCAATTTCAAATGGAATGGATGTATTGCCAGAGGCTGTTCGTATGATAAGAAAAGCAGGAAGAACTTACTTCCTCACACAATTGCATGCACAAAACACTGCGCGATGTGGCAGAAGAAACTGGGATTTGTTGCCAATGACCCCTTCAAAGTCAAGGCAATTCTTGGTGAACTTCAGGAATGTTGGCAGCCCGGAGCAGCAGTGATGTCCCAATCTTTGTGTTTATATGCTTTTTGCACGTGCTACATGTTAAGTCCTCCCACCCtgtgtcccattttacagatgagaagctGTCTCAGAAAAGTTAAACTCCTCATTCAAAGCCCGACTCATAAAGCAGAGCCCCTGGCTTTGCTGAGGGTTATTGGCTTCTCACGAAAATTGCCTCATTGTTACACCCACACAGTGCTTTCTTTATCTGCAAGTGGGTTTTCCCATCTCCACTTGCTTACTTGCAGCAATCTGGTCCTTCCGTAATTAAGGAGAGGCAGATCCAGTACAAAGGgattgaaaataataaagtgattTCAGCCTTCAACTCTGCACGGCAGTGTTTTCTGGGCAGTTTCTCTTTATGCCCTGAGCCTTGTGGTGAGATAGATGGCTTGAACCAGCTTAGAATTGAGTGGGAGACTTGGGCTTCCTTATCTCACTCCAAAGACCCTGCGGCTATCTTATACTGAATCGGTTGCTTGCACACAGAGCCCGAGGGCCACCTGGTTCtgtatcttctttttccttttactgaAGCCCTAGATAAAATCTTTTCAATGGCCTGATTTTTTACCTATTTACAATTGTGAGAGGAAGCACACCTGCTCCGGTGTGACACCAGCATGGGCGCTCACCTCAGAATTAGAGAATCTCAAATGTCACTCACATGATTTCCTCCTGCTAGtatcaaggaaacaaaaacaaaaatacgaAACTGAATTCTCAACTCACTAAGAAGCTGAAAGGAGAGGAATGCCTAAAAGACATAACGGGGGGCATTTCCCTaaagaggtgggagaggaaggtTTCCCTGGGCCCTTGATCCTCTAGGTCCTATGTGAGAGTTCACAAAACCTCCAAAATGTGCCCATCTTCCTTTTAGAtcttcttcctgtttttccaTATCTCCCCAAGCCACCATAGTACGTTCAGGAAGGGCATCGAGCAGgtgatactttttctttttcctttgtccttccttccctctgtattccttttctcctttcttacatTTCCTGCTGACAAAGCCTGACATTGTTCTTGAGGAAGTGAAGATACAGGTGGGAAAAGAAGGCGGTGGTGGTGAGAGAGGAAGTTGCAGTCATCGCAAGTCCTTATTCTAAATTCTTTTGTTTCCCGCTTCAGGCGTTGGGGAAAAAAGGATGATACTTCTCTACCCAAACAAAAAGAACTTCCAAAAACTTGAGTGGGGCATGAATATCATCTCTCTCGGTCCATGCTCTATGTGTAAGCTAGAATTTTCTGCATTTTGCATGTTATATCCCTAAGGAAGCCAAGGCATGGTGACCTTGTCCTGGGAAAACCAATCAACAATAACGGAATTTGTGCTTAGAGGATTTTCCTCCATCCGACAcctaaatattttcctctttatgaTGTTTCTAGTTTTCTACATCTTAATTGTTTCTGGAAACCTCCTCATTGTTCTGCTAGTTTTGTTCAACCATCACCTCCACAcccccatgtacttcttcctagTGAATTTGTCCTTTCTGGAGATCTGGTATACCACCAACATTGTCCCCAAGATGTTGCTAATTATCCTAGCTGAGCAGAAAACTATCTCTGTGGCTGGCTGTCTGGCCCAATTTTACTTCTTCGGATCCCTGGCTGCAACAGAGTGTCTCTTGCTTGCTGTGATGTCCTACGACCGCTACCTGGCCATCTGTCAACCTCTCCACTATCCCTTCCTCATGACTGGCCCCCTGTGCATTAGGCTGGCTGCCAGCTCTTGGCTCTGCTGTTTCCTCCTCACAGCAATCACTATGGTCTTACTGTCTAGACAAACCTTCTGTGGACCCAATGAAATCGATCACTTCTTTTGCGACTTTACTCCTCTGGTTCATCTCTCCTGCATGGACACCTCACTGACTGAAACCATCGCGTATGCCACCTCTTCTGCAGTGACTCTGGTCCCATTTCTCCTCATCACAGCGTCTTACTCCTGCATTCTTGCTGCTATCCTAAGAATTCCACCTGGCACAGGTCGGCAGAAGGCCTTCTCTACCTGCTCCTCACACCTCACCATGGTCACAATGTTTTATGGGACATTAATTGCCACATACCTTGTGCCCTCAGCCAACTCATCCCAACTCTTGCGCAAAGGGTCCTCTTTGCTCTATACCATCCTGACACCCATGTTCAACCCCATAATCTACAGCCTAAGAAACAGAGACATTCATGAAGCCCTAAAGAAGTGCTTCAGTAAGAAGCCAGGTTTCCTCAGatgaagcaaaaaggaaaaatgccaTATTTGTCCAAGGGTTGATGAACTGGATTGAGTCACTTAGATTTTATATAAAAGGCAACTACCTAAACCAGGAACTACCCAAGCCAGATGACCAGATGCCTCTAAGTATGGCTGTGGACACTGCTGAGTTCTGACAGTTTCTGGTGAACTGGTTGTGTCCCAGCAATGGTCTAAACAGGTCAAATTCTGTACCATCATCTTCAGTAGACCTGGATCCTTATGTAAAAGCTCACATCCAAAATGAGCTGGGAAGACtggtcactcattcattcaggtATTCATTGAGGGTCTACTCCATCCAAGGAATTGTACTACATCTAagtgataaacaaataaaaacaggcaGTTTTTGCTCTCACTAAACTCAGTCTATACGGGGAAGACAAACAATTAAATAACTAATGTAAAActacatatataagtataaaattatacttgtgatttgaaatttaaaataataaaatgaccactacacacctattagaatgacaaAAATCCAGGAcgctgacaacaccaaatgctggtgaagatgtggagcaacaggaactctcattcactgctggtgggaatgcaaaatgagaTCGatgctttggaagacagtttggaagtttcttacaaaactaaacagacTTTTACCATCTGATCGAGCAACTACACGCCTTGGTTTttacccaaatgaactgaaaacttatgtctacacaaaaaccgctcatggatatttataacagctttattcatgatggcccaaacttggaagcaaccaggTTGTCATTCAGTcgatgaatggaaaaataaactggtacatccatacaacgaaatattattcagtactaaaaataaatgagctgtcaagccatgaaaagacatggaagaaacttaaatgcatattactaagtgagaaaagccaatctgaaaaggctacatactatatgatttcaactatatgacgttccggaaaaggcaaaactatggagacattaaaaagatcagtggGTCTAGGCTGTACcactgaaactaatgtaaaataatattgaatgtcaagtataattgaaaaaaatagtcacagggatatgatagcataaggcatatagtcaataatattgtaataactatgtacaatgcCAGATGGGTAagagacttattggggtgatcactttgtgaggtatataaatgtctaatcattatgttgttttgtatacctgaaactaatataatattgtatatatgtcaacaataattgaaaaagaaattgttaaaaattaaagaaaagaaaaaatcagtggttgccccAGGCAACcgggtttgggggagggaggactgactaggcagaacacagaggatttttaggcaGTGGGACAGTTCCGTATGCTACTATAAAGGTGGATCCATGTCATTACACACTTGTCAGAATGTCTCGAATGTGCAACACCAAGACTGAAGCATAATGTAAagtatggactctgggtgataattATCAACGTAAggtcatcagttgtaacaaacgTCCcgctctggtggggatgttgatagcGGGGAAAGCTGTGCCTGTGTGGGGGCAGAGGTTATATAGAAAACCTCTGTACTTTCCCCTCAATGTTGCTgagaacctaaaactactctaaaaataaacttatttcaaaaataacaacagtaataataattataagatGTTAATTATACACcagtttctttctctggagtGGATGTGGCCTTGGCAAAGCATTTTCTAATGCTTTGCACTCTGGGACTTGGAAATGGGAAATGAAGATTTGGGGTAATGAGGCGAGGCAAAGGACCCACGCCAAATTCTGCAGTGCTCCATTTCTCCTGCTGCTACGGTGGCAGGCTTGGTTGGAAGCTGGGACTTCCTATTTCTTGAGTGCCACCCCCTTCTCCAGGCCCTGCCAGGATC
This DNA window, taken from Rhinolophus ferrumequinum isolate MPI-CBG mRhiFer1 chromosome 22, mRhiFer1_v1.p, whole genome shotgun sequence, encodes the following:
- the LOC117015075 gene encoding olfactory receptor 11A1, coding for MVTLSWENQSTITEFVLRGFSSIRHLNIFLFMMFLVFYILIVSGNLLIVLLVLFNHHLHTPMYFFLVNLSFLEIWYTTNIVPKMLLIILAEQKTISVAGCLAQFYFFGSLAATECLLLAVMSYDRYLAICQPLHYPFLMTGPLCIRLAASSWLCCFLLTAITMVLLSRQTFCGPNEIDHFFCDFTPLVHLSCMDTSLTETIAYATSSAVTLVPFLLITASYSCILAAILRIPPGTGRQKAFSTCSSHLTMVTMFYGTLIATYLVPSANSSQLLRKGSSLLYTILTPMFNPIIYSLRNRDIHEALKKCFSKKPGFLR